The proteins below come from a single Roseiflexus sp. RS-1 genomic window:
- a CDS encoding serine hydrolase domain-containing protein, with translation MNSISRLAAAHAAARSLVASGRIPGVVVALAVGNRQPDICAVGSDADGRPLTPDDLFPVASITKLATALAVLRLVDRGLIALDDPVDRFLHREAPHPGVTIRRLLCHTAGFPIDLSSDDAPYEPGLTWEALGRACLRAKLRHQPGTEVLYSNIGYGLLALVVEARAGARFRDALRNLVLTPLGIEGYLGEEPPRAPARIADVRGRHRATALEPFNSTFWRSLALPWAGLITNAAGALALVRAFRGHPPGFLSPPLRTAAVTDQTGHLPGGFIEPLWWDRCPWGLGPEVRGVKEPHWLPSSVGADSFGHTGASGCLAWAAPGADVAWAILGARTADNGWLLRHSRTISAAVAGER, from the coding sequence ATGAACAGCATCTCTCGTCTTGCTGCGGCGCACGCCGCCGCCCGATCGCTGGTTGCGTCCGGGCGCATTCCGGGTGTAGTGGTCGCTCTGGCAGTCGGCAACCGGCAGCCGGATATCTGTGCAGTCGGTTCGGATGCCGACGGACGTCCGCTTACCCCCGACGATCTCTTTCCGGTTGCCTCGATCACGAAACTCGCGACCGCGCTCGCCGTTCTGCGTCTGGTTGATCGCGGATTGATCGCGCTCGACGATCCGGTTGACCGGTTTCTCCATCGGGAAGCGCCGCATCCCGGCGTTACCATCCGTCGTCTGCTCTGCCACACTGCCGGATTTCCCATCGACCTGAGCAGCGACGATGCTCCTTACGAACCGGGATTGACGTGGGAGGCGCTGGGGCGGGCATGCCTGCGGGCGAAACTGCGCCACCAACCGGGAACGGAGGTGCTCTACAGCAATATCGGCTACGGATTGCTGGCGCTGGTTGTGGAAGCGCGCGCCGGCGCGCGTTTTCGTGATGCGTTACGTAACCTGGTGCTGACGCCGCTCGGTATCGAAGGGTATCTGGGAGAAGAACCGCCGCGCGCGCCGGCGCGCATCGCTGATGTGCGCGGACGTCACCGCGCAACAGCACTGGAACCGTTCAACTCGACGTTCTGGCGATCACTGGCGCTGCCGTGGGCTGGACTGATCACGAACGCAGCCGGCGCCCTGGCGCTGGTGCGCGCGTTTCGTGGGCATCCGCCGGGTTTTCTCAGTCCACCCCTGCGCACTGCGGCGGTCACCGATCAGACGGGTCATTTGCCGGGAGGGTTCATCGAGCCGTTGTGGTGGGATCGCTGCCCGTGGGGATTGGGACCGGAAGTGCGCGGCGTGAAGGAACCGCACTGGCTGCCGTCGAGTGTCGGCGCCGATTCGTTCGGGCACACCGGCGCGTCGGGATGCCTGGCGTGGGCGGCGCCGGGCGCTGATGTTGCCTGGGCAATCCTCGGCGCGCGCACCGCCGATAACGGCTGGTTGTTGCGCCATTCGCGGACGATCAGTGCAGCAGTGGCGGGGGAGCGTTGA
- a CDS encoding ATP-binding protein codes for MGYSPAHDQPESADLLFEVIDHIPAGILVVSLPDFRILAINARACARLGIRISATLTGRLCRDVIPRFSDDRLDDLWLSMAGLRHDDTVPATQIGGVVSRRWNAYPVRDQHGHAVRLLLVWLEAGETPEHQFASSAQHITQALISTLDRDQLLDLILEHLHSIVSYDSAAIILRDDDGYYIAASRGLPDRTAPTYQRLPKDNALLNRIETVGEPVIVRRLPEDAIEAMCSLSNAPGEWLSVPLRAQGDVVGMLTLFSRLPNRYTRADAARAQAFATYAALAVRNAELYRRAREQSARLALVNKIARTITATHDLRAIFDHLIEHLHGVVPLDSAELALFDRTAQHLQPVAHYPASDNTETLCVHYHDQDTIFLRRLIEQRQPVLLPLDDTGNPPLTQRLVAAGIRSCLIVPIVDGENLSGMLLLASRQSNAFPAIEIRTFADLAQHLAVAIQNAQLHQAREQAIANLRIAQQRLIQSERLTAVGELVAGVAHELNNPLTAVLGFAGILQEVAPAEYQHDLTMIVESATRARRIVQNLLTFARQREAHLEEVDLNLAARQVLSLLAYQMRTHNITVEERLQPQLPLTVADATAIKQVMLNLLNNAQQALASWSGRRTIVVTTRLELRENRQWLVLEIADTGPGIAPEHLPRIFEPFFTTKPVGEGTGLGLSICYGIVRQYHGNIRVQSAPGKGACFTVELPVQSFVSVPSTRDTTVTVQPSSRYHILVVDDEAAVAELIARLLREQRCIVDVCHDGAQALDLLSRVAYDLIICDVRMPGMSGDELFVELKQRAPHLVRRVLFVSGDTASRSTRDFFERSGVGYIEKPFTASELIDAVQRSLAAVS; via the coding sequence ATGGGGTATTCACCAGCGCATGATCAACCGGAGAGCGCCGATCTGCTCTTTGAAGTGATTGACCACATTCCTGCGGGGATTCTGGTCGTATCGCTGCCCGACTTTCGCATCCTGGCGATCAATGCGCGCGCCTGCGCTCGCCTCGGTATTCGTATCTCGGCGACGCTCACCGGTCGCCTGTGCCGTGATGTTATCCCCCGCTTCAGCGACGATCGCCTCGATGACCTGTGGCTTTCGATGGCAGGTCTCCGGCACGATGACACGGTGCCAGCAACGCAGATCGGCGGAGTGGTGTCGCGGCGCTGGAATGCGTACCCTGTCCGTGATCAGCACGGGCATGCTGTGCGTCTGCTGCTCGTCTGGCTCGAAGCGGGTGAAACTCCGGAACATCAGTTCGCCAGCAGCGCACAGCACATCACCCAGGCGCTGATCTCGACCCTCGACCGCGACCAGCTTCTCGATCTCATCCTGGAACACCTCCACAGCATTGTTTCGTATGACAGCGCGGCGATCATTCTGCGCGACGACGATGGGTACTACATCGCCGCGAGCCGGGGTCTGCCTGATCGCACGGCGCCGACCTACCAACGGCTCCCTAAAGACAATGCGCTGCTCAACCGCATCGAAACCGTCGGTGAACCGGTGATTGTGCGTCGTTTGCCTGAAGATGCAATCGAAGCCATGTGTTCGTTATCGAACGCGCCGGGTGAATGGCTGAGTGTGCCGCTGCGCGCTCAGGGTGACGTGGTTGGCATGCTCACCCTGTTCAGCCGATTACCCAACCGTTATACCCGCGCCGATGCTGCGCGCGCCCAGGCGTTCGCCACCTACGCAGCGCTGGCGGTACGCAACGCCGAACTCTACCGCCGCGCCCGCGAACAGAGCGCCCGTCTCGCGCTGGTGAACAAAATCGCGCGGACGATTACCGCCACGCACGATCTGCGCGCGATCTTCGATCATCTGATCGAGCACCTGCACGGCGTGGTTCCACTCGATAGCGCCGAACTGGCGCTCTTTGATCGCACGGCGCAGCATCTCCAGCCAGTCGCGCACTATCCGGCGTCGGATAACACCGAAACGCTCTGCGTCCATTACCACGACCAGGATACGATCTTCCTGCGACGCCTGATTGAACAGCGTCAACCGGTGTTGCTGCCGCTGGACGATACCGGCAACCCGCCCCTCACGCAACGCCTCGTTGCAGCTGGCATCCGGTCGTGCCTGATCGTTCCTATCGTCGATGGCGAAAACCTTTCCGGCATGCTGCTGCTGGCAAGTCGGCAATCGAACGCTTTCCCTGCCATCGAGATCCGCACCTTTGCCGATCTTGCGCAGCATCTTGCGGTTGCGATTCAAAACGCACAACTGCATCAGGCGCGCGAGCAGGCGATAGCGAATCTGCGCATCGCCCAGCAGCGCCTCATCCAGTCAGAACGACTGACCGCAGTCGGCGAACTGGTTGCCGGTGTAGCGCACGAACTCAACAATCCGCTCACCGCCGTGCTGGGTTTTGCCGGCATTTTGCAAGAAGTCGCGCCGGCTGAATACCAGCACGACCTGACGATGATCGTCGAAAGCGCCACCCGCGCGCGACGGATCGTGCAGAATCTGCTGACATTCGCGCGGCAACGCGAGGCGCACCTGGAGGAGGTCGATCTGAACCTGGCTGCACGGCAGGTGTTGAGCCTGCTCGCCTATCAGATGCGCACACACAACATCACAGTCGAAGAACGCCTCCAGCCGCAGTTGCCGCTGACCGTCGCCGATGCGACGGCGATCAAGCAGGTAATGCTCAATCTGTTGAACAACGCGCAGCAGGCGCTGGCTTCCTGGAGCGGTCGGCGAACGATTGTCGTCACGACACGGCTGGAGTTGCGCGAAAATCGTCAGTGGCTTGTGCTTGAAATTGCCGATACCGGTCCCGGCATTGCGCCTGAACATCTGCCGCGCATTTTTGAGCCATTCTTCACCACCAAGCCGGTCGGTGAAGGAACCGGACTGGGACTGTCGATCTGTTACGGCATCGTCCGGCAGTATCATGGCAACATTCGCGTGCAGAGCGCTCCTGGCAAGGGGGCATGCTTTACTGTCGAACTGCCGGTGCAGTCATTTGTATCAGTTCCGTCAACCAGGGATACGACGGTTACCGTTCAGCCCTCTTCGCGCTACCATATTCTGGTGGTTGATGATGAAGCGGCGGTGGCGGAATTGATCGCGCGATTGCTGCGCGAACAGCGGTGTATTGTTGATGTGTGCCACGACGGGGCGCAGGCGCTTGATCTGCTCAGCCGCGTCGCCTACGATCTGATCATTTGTGATGTGCGGATGCCGGGGATGAGCGGCGATGAACTTTTCGTCGAATTAAAACAGCGCGCGCCGCATCTTGTGCGGCGCGTCCTGTTCGTCAGCGGCGACACTGCCAGTCGCAGCACGCGCGATTTCTTCGAGCGGAGCGGCGTCGGTTATATCGAGAAACCGTTTACTGCATCAGAGCTGATCGATGCAGTGCAGCGGTCGCTTGCCGCTGTGTCGTAA
- the asnS gene encoding asparagine--tRNA ligase, translating into MSLLPTATISTIAHHNGEVVTLAGWVVHKTEKGKLVFIRLRDGSGVIQCVVFRNNVTEATFAAAQQLTIESSCRITGAVRADARAPGGFELDVNAIEIIQIAPEYPIQPKEHGVEFLMEHRHLWIRSSKQHALLRIRAEIIAAAQEWLNDQGFVRFDTPILTPCAAEGTTNLFATPYFDLGTAYLGQTGQLYVEAGMMSFGKVYCFGPTFRAEKSKTRRHLTEFWMIEPEVAFALHEDNLALQERFVSAIVQRVLERRADDLATLERDTKPLERCVPPFPRITYDEALKLIAERHADVEGCTPLEWGEDLGAPHETLIASLFDRPVFVERFPSAIKAFYMEPDPQRPEVALCADLLAPEGYGEIIGGSQRIHDPALLERRIREYGLNVDDYQWYIDLRRYGSVPHSGFGMGIERATAWIAGTHHIRETIPFPRMLYRMYP; encoded by the coding sequence ATGTCACTCCTTCCCACTGCCACGATCAGCACGATTGCGCATCACAACGGAGAGGTCGTCACCCTCGCCGGATGGGTTGTGCACAAGACCGAAAAGGGTAAACTGGTCTTCATCCGCCTCCGCGACGGCAGCGGCGTTATCCAGTGTGTTGTCTTCCGCAACAATGTCACCGAAGCGACCTTCGCAGCAGCGCAGCAGTTGACGATCGAAAGTTCCTGCCGGATCACCGGCGCCGTCCGCGCCGATGCGCGCGCCCCCGGCGGGTTTGAACTCGACGTCAACGCCATCGAAATCATTCAGATCGCGCCGGAATACCCGATCCAGCCCAAGGAGCACGGCGTTGAATTCCTGATGGAACATCGGCATTTGTGGATCCGTTCGTCGAAGCAGCACGCGCTCCTGCGCATCCGCGCCGAAATTATCGCTGCGGCGCAGGAGTGGCTCAACGATCAGGGGTTTGTGCGCTTCGACACGCCGATCCTCACGCCGTGCGCCGCCGAAGGCACCACCAACCTGTTCGCCACGCCCTACTTCGATCTCGGCACGGCGTATCTCGGGCAAACCGGGCAACTCTACGTCGAAGCCGGCATGATGAGTTTTGGCAAGGTTTACTGTTTTGGTCCGACCTTTCGCGCCGAAAAGTCGAAGACCCGCCGACACCTCACCGAGTTCTGGATGATCGAGCCAGAGGTGGCGTTTGCGCTGCACGAAGACAATCTGGCGTTGCAGGAACGATTCGTCAGCGCCATTGTGCAGCGGGTGCTGGAGCGCCGCGCCGACGACCTGGCAACCCTCGAGCGTGATACGAAGCCGCTGGAGCGCTGCGTGCCGCCCTTCCCGCGCATCACCTACGATGAAGCGCTGAAACTGATCGCCGAACGGCATGCCGATGTCGAGGGATGCACGCCGCTGGAGTGGGGCGAAGACCTCGGTGCACCGCACGAAACGCTGATCGCCTCACTGTTCGACCGTCCAGTCTTCGTCGAACGCTTTCCCAGCGCGATTAAAGCGTTCTACATGGAACCCGACCCGCAACGCCCCGAAGTGGCGTTGTGCGCCGATCTGCTGGCGCCGGAAGGGTATGGCGAGATCATCGGCGGCTCACAACGGATCCACGACCCGGCGCTGCTCGAGCGCCGCATTCGTGAATACGGGCTGAACGTCGATGACTATCAGTGGTATATCGATCTGCGTCGCTACGGGAGCGTCCCGCACAGCGGGTTCGGCATGGGCATCGAGCGCGCGACTGCGTGGATTGCCGGTACGCATCACATTCGCGAAACGATTCCCTTCCCACGGATGCTGTATCGCATGTACCCGTAA
- a CDS encoding DNA adenine methylase, whose product MQPSLARESQPLARPFIKWAGGKGQLIPELARRLPPRFRRYHEPFVGGGALFFHLFNHGLLRDGAVLSDYNPELMVCYEVIRDDVESLITALRWHHRHRLDPHYFLEVRNWDRQPDFAQRSKIERAARTIFLNRTCYNGLYRLNRKGQFNAPFGYYKNPLICDPENLRLVSAALRNVELCVGDFSDVLHRAEPGDLVYFDPPYVPMSATASFTHYTGQTFGPDDQRRLADVFAELGERGVYVMLSNSSTPLTRELYAARAVSSSVVYASRKINCDGSKRGHVEELIVCSYPVE is encoded by the coding sequence GTGCAGCCATCTCTTGCACGTGAATCTCAGCCGCTGGCGCGTCCGTTTATCAAATGGGCGGGCGGCAAAGGTCAGTTAATCCCGGAACTGGCGCGTCGTCTGCCGCCGCGTTTTCGCCGCTACCACGAGCCGTTCGTCGGCGGCGGGGCGCTCTTTTTCCACCTCTTCAACCACGGGTTGTTGCGCGATGGGGCGGTGCTCAGCGATTACAATCCTGAACTGATGGTCTGCTACGAAGTGATCCGCGATGATGTCGAATCGCTGATCACTGCCCTGCGCTGGCATCACCGTCACCGGCTCGACCCGCACTATTTCCTGGAGGTGCGGAACTGGGATCGTCAACCCGATTTTGCGCAGCGCAGCAAGATCGAGCGCGCGGCGCGCACGATTTTCCTCAATCGTACCTGTTACAACGGGTTGTATCGGCTTAATCGCAAGGGGCAGTTCAACGCGCCATTCGGCTACTACAAGAATCCGCTGATCTGCGACCCGGAGAATCTGCGGCTGGTGAGCGCCGCGTTGCGCAATGTCGAACTGTGCGTCGGCGATTTCAGCGATGTGCTGCACCGCGCTGAACCGGGCGATCTGGTCTATTTCGACCCCCCCTATGTGCCGATGAGCGCAACGGCATCGTTCACCCATTACACCGGGCAAACCTTCGGTCCCGACGATCAGCGGCGCCTGGCGGATGTCTTTGCCGAACTCGGCGAACGTGGCGTGTATGTGATGCTCAGCAACTCGTCGACTCCGTTGACCCGTGAGTTGTACGCTGCCCGCGCGGTCAGTTCGTCCGTAGTGTATGCCAGCCGCAAGATCAACTGCGATGGGAGCAAACGCGGGCACGTGGAGGAGTTGATTGTCTGTTCGTATCCGGTGGAGTAG